TTTTACCTTACTCATTATCTAAAATATTCTATTTTTGCAATTATTAAAGCTGAGTTTTTCAGCTAATTAAAATAGTAAACGAAATAACAAATATATAAATTGTTTTTTTAAGCTTTAAGTTTAAGTAAACAAGATTAACATAGGCATATGAATTCTCAAGACGTACGCGCAACTTTTCTTAAGTTCTTCGAAGATAAAAAGCACAGCATTGTGCGATCTGCACCGATGGTGTTAAAGGATGATCCAACATTAATGTTTGTAAACGCAGGGATGGCACCTTTTAAAGAATACTTTTTAGGAAACAGCCAACCAAAAAACAATCGTATAACAGATAGTCAAAAATGTTTGAGAGTCTCTGGTAAACATAACGACCTGGAAGAGGTTGGATATGATACCTACCATCATACTTTATTTGAAATGCTAGGAAACTGGTCTTTTGGTGATTATTTTAAAGAAGAAGCTATTGCTTGGGCATGGGAATTATTGACAGAGGTCTATAAAATTGATAAGGATATTTTATATGTTACTGTTTTTGAGGGTAGTGATGATGACGATAACCTTAAAATGGATACTGAAGCTTACGATCTTTGGAAACAATATATAAGTGAAGACCGTATTTTAAAAGGGAATAAAAAAGATAACTTTTGGGAGATGGGAGAGCAAGGACCTTGTGGGCCTTGTAGCGAAATCCATGTTGATATCCGTTCTGCTGAAGAAAAAGCTAAAGTCGATGGTAAAACTTTAGTAAATGAAGATCATCCGCAGGTGGTAGAAATATGGAATTTGGTTTTTATGCAATACAACCGTAAAGCAAATGGTAGTTTAGAAGAGCTGCCAAATAAACATATTGACACGGGAATGGGATTTGAACGTTTGTGTATGGTAATGCAGAATGTTAAATCTAATTATGATACGGATGTGTTTACACCAATTATAAGAGAAATTGAAACCATTACAGGTAAAGATTATAATAAAGATGAAAAAATAGATATTGCTATTCGTGTTATATCCGACCATGTGCGTGCGGTAGCTTTTTCTATAGCCGATGGACAATTACCTAGTAATACAGGAGCAGGTTATGTTATCCGTCGTATTTTGCGTCGTGCAGTACGTTACGGATTTACCTTTTTAGATAAAAAAGAACCGTTTATATACCGTTTGGTTAATGTGTTAACTGAAAAAATGGGTAAGGCATTCCCGGAATTAAAAGCTCAAAAACAATTAATCGAAAATGTTATAAAAGAAGAAGAAGCATCGTTTTTAAGAACATTAGATCAAGGTTTAGCTATTTTAGATCGCATCGTAGATAATGCAACGGATAAACAAGTGTCTGGATCTAAAGTTTTTGAGCTTAAGGATACTTATGGTTTTCCTGAAGATTTAACCGATTTAATTTTACGTGAAAAAGGATTCTCTTATAATAAAGGTGAATTTAATAAGCGTTTAAAAGAACAACAAGGAAGAGGTCGTGAGGCATCAGAATTAAAATCTGATGATTGGACTGATTTAATTGAAGATGAAGAACAAGAATTTATTGGTTATGACCAATTAGAAGCTAAAGTTAAAATTACAAAATACCGTAAAGTCGTTTCTAAAAAGGATGGCGAAATGTACCAATTGGTATTTAATTTGACACCTTTTTATGCTGAAGGTGGTGGGCAAGTTGGAGATAAAGGTTATATCCAAGCGACAAACGGAGATGTTTCTTATATTGTAGATACTAAAAAAGAGAATAATATAATTATTCACTTAACTAAAGAGTTACCGCGTGATGTTAATCAAGTTTTTGTTGCAAAAGTCGACGAAAAACAACGTTACAGAACAGAGTGTAATCATACAGCTACGCATTTATTGCATCAAGCGTTAAGAGAAGTCTTAGGTGATCATGTAGAGCAAAAAGGAAGTGCGGTACACTCAAAATATTTAAGATTTGATTTTTCACATTTTTCTAAATTAACAACAGAGCAATTACGTGATGTTGAAAATTTTGTAAATGCTAGAATAGAAAGTAAGTTACCATTACAGGAAGGACGTAATGTGCCAATGGAAAAAGCTATAGAAGAAGGTGCTATGGCATTATTTGGAGAGAAATATGGCGATGCTGTACGTACCGTTAGATTTGGTCAGTCCATAGAATTATGTGGTGGTACTCATGTCGATAATACTGCGGATATTTGGCATTTTAAAATTGTGTCGGAAGGCGCTGTAGCATCAGGAATACGTCGTATAGAAGCGATTACAAATGATGCCGTTAAGTCGTATTATCATGATAATAACAGATCGTTTTTTGAAATGAAAGATATGCTTAACAATGCACAAGAGCCTATTAAAGCACTTCAAAATTTACAAGAAGAAAATACGAGTCTTAAAAAACAAATAGAGCAACTATTAAAAGACAAAGCAAAAAATATTAAAGGCGAACTTAAAAACGAAATAGTAGAAGTTAACGGTGTTAACTTTTTAGCTAAACAATTAGATTTAGATCCTTCTGGAATTAAAGATTTATGTTTTGAATTAGGTAACCAATTTGATAATTTATATTTAATTTTTGGAGCAGAGCTAGATGGGAAGGCTATCCTATCGTGTTATGTGTCTAAAAGCTTAGTCGAAACTAAAGGGCTTAATGCAGGAACTATTGTTAGAGAATTAGGAAAATATATCCATGGAGGTGGAGGTGGGCAACCATTTTTTGCAACAGCTGGAGGTAAAAATGCAGCGGGTATTAAGGACGCTTTAGAGGCTGCCAAAAGTTATATTGCGTAGATGTAATTTTCTCTTAAAGTCGAGAACCAAAGTGTTTGATTTTGACTTTAAGAGAAAATTTTTCGTTGCTGAGTTGTGAGATAGAGAAGAGAGGATATAACAAAAAAAAGGGGTTGATAAAAAGTGAGCTAATTGAATCTAAGAACCAAAATACCATTAAAAAAGCAAGCGTATAATCTTATAGATTATAAGTCTAAAGTATTCCTTTTAGGGTCTTGCTTTGCTGAAAATATTGGGGATAAGTTCGAGTACTTTAAGTTTCAACACTATGTTAATCCGTTTGGTATTTTATTTCATCCTAAAGCCATTCATAATTTAGTCACGAATGCCTTAGATGGTAAGAAATATACAGAGGAGGATGTATTTATTAATAATGAACAGTTTCATAGTTTTGATGCGCATTCTAAAATAAGTCAACATACTAAAAGCTTATTATTACATCAGTTAAATGCTGCTTCTCAAAAAACGAGTCATTATTTAAAACAAAGTTCGCATGTTGTAATAACTTTGGGGACTGCTTGGGTCTATCGTTTTTTGAAGACAGATAAGATTGTCGCTAATTGTCATAAAATTCCGCAACAGCAGTTTCAAAAAGAAATATTAAGTGTTGATGCTATTACGACAGCACTTCAATCTATAATAGCGCAAGTTAAATCTGTAAACCCTAAGGTGAATTTTATTTTTACAGTGTCTCCTGTTAGACATGTAAAAGATGGTTTTATTCAAAATACACAAAGCAAATCGCATTTGATTGCAGCTTTACATAATATCTTAGATAGTCAATCGCATTATTTTCCGTCTTATGAAATTATGATGGATGAGTTGCGTGATTATCGTTTTTATAATCAAGATTTATTGCATCCAAGCTCATTGGCAGTAGATTATATCTGGCAGCGTTTTAAGGATGTTTGGATGGCAGATTCTACAGAAAAAATAATGACTGATGTGGACACGATTCAAAAAGGGTTACAGCATAAGCCCTTTAATCCAAACTCTACAGCACACCTTAAATTTGTCCAGCAATTAATTGAAAAACAAATGGTATTAAGTACTCAGTTTCCAAGTATGAAATTTGAATAATGTGTAACGTTTTGATTTTTAACAAATAACGTGTAGTGATTACTTATGACTAATTAATAGTCC
This portion of the Olleya sp. Bg11-27 genome encodes:
- the alaS gene encoding alanine--tRNA ligase, coding for MNSQDVRATFLKFFEDKKHSIVRSAPMVLKDDPTLMFVNAGMAPFKEYFLGNSQPKNNRITDSQKCLRVSGKHNDLEEVGYDTYHHTLFEMLGNWSFGDYFKEEAIAWAWELLTEVYKIDKDILYVTVFEGSDDDDNLKMDTEAYDLWKQYISEDRILKGNKKDNFWEMGEQGPCGPCSEIHVDIRSAEEKAKVDGKTLVNEDHPQVVEIWNLVFMQYNRKANGSLEELPNKHIDTGMGFERLCMVMQNVKSNYDTDVFTPIIREIETITGKDYNKDEKIDIAIRVISDHVRAVAFSIADGQLPSNTGAGYVIRRILRRAVRYGFTFLDKKEPFIYRLVNVLTEKMGKAFPELKAQKQLIENVIKEEEASFLRTLDQGLAILDRIVDNATDKQVSGSKVFELKDTYGFPEDLTDLILREKGFSYNKGEFNKRLKEQQGRGREASELKSDDWTDLIEDEEQEFIGYDQLEAKVKITKYRKVVSKKDGEMYQLVFNLTPFYAEGGGQVGDKGYIQATNGDVSYIVDTKKENNIIIHLTKELPRDVNQVFVAKVDEKQRYRTECNHTATHLLHQALREVLGDHVEQKGSAVHSKYLRFDFSHFSKLTTEQLRDVENFVNARIESKLPLQEGRNVPMEKAIEEGAMALFGEKYGDAVRTVRFGQSIELCGGTHVDNTADIWHFKIVSEGAVASGIRRIEAITNDAVKSYYHDNNRSFFEMKDMLNNAQEPIKALQNLQEENTSLKKQIEQLLKDKAKNIKGELKNEIVEVNGVNFLAKQLDLDPSGIKDLCFELGNQFDNLYLIFGAELDGKAILSCYVSKSLVETKGLNAGTIVRELGKYIHGGGGGQPFFATAGGKNAAGIKDALEAAKSYIA
- a CDS encoding GSCFA domain-containing protein, which codes for MNLRTKIPLKKQAYNLIDYKSKVFLLGSCFAENIGDKFEYFKFQHYVNPFGILFHPKAIHNLVTNALDGKKYTEEDVFINNEQFHSFDAHSKISQHTKSLLLHQLNAASQKTSHYLKQSSHVVITLGTAWVYRFLKTDKIVANCHKIPQQQFQKEILSVDAITTALQSIIAQVKSVNPKVNFIFTVSPVRHVKDGFIQNTQSKSHLIAALHNILDSQSHYFPSYEIMMDELRDYRFYNQDLLHPSSLAVDYIWQRFKDVWMADSTEKIMTDVDTIQKGLQHKPFNPNSTAHLKFVQQLIEKQMVLSTQFPSMKFE